A window from Culex pipiens pallens isolate TS chromosome 3, TS_CPP_V2, whole genome shotgun sequence encodes these proteins:
- the LOC120422301 gene encoding dynein light chain Tctex-type 5-B-like gives MEQTGANAAGATTAGTASVAPVAVTTIPSIGLTTATAALAVRKTAPNVSSALSGPKSGRFFGSAFSITNRYRANSSNLGKVSLAITNLKVLNNVPLPPPICAMVASDTPPALKFQPTYRLDSKNPFNRAACEVILREALDKALQGVEYSSYFAPSLCQQICEDVKAKVKELNFDRYKLVVTVTMGERYMQGMKSIAQFLWDPEKDSYVSCIYDASPSLFAVATIYAIYFE, from the exons ATGGAG CAAACTGGCGCCAATGCTGCTGGTGCTACTACGGCCGGAACAGCCTCGGTGGCCCCGGTCGCGGTCACAACGATTCCGTCAATCGGTCTGACAACAGCGACGGCAGCACTAGCGGTACGCAAAACCGCCCCAAATGTGAGTTCTGCCCTGTCGGGTCCGAAATCTGGTCGGTTCTTTGGGTCAGCGTTCAGCATCACCAACCGGTACCGGGCCAACAGCAGCAACCTGGGCAAGGTTAGCCTGGCCATCACGAACCTCAAAGTGCTGAACAACGTGCCACTTCCGCCGCCCATTTGTGCCATGGTCGCTTCGGATACTCCGCCAGCGTTGAAGTTTCAGCCGACGTACAGGCTCGACTCGAAGAACCCCTTCAATCGGGCCGCCTGCGAGGTGATCCTGCGGGAAGCTCTGGACAAGGCACTGCAGGGTGTGGAGTACAGCTCGTACTTTGCGCCGTCCCTGTGCCAGCAGATCTGCGAGGACGTCAAGGCCAAAGTGAAGGAGCTGAATTTTGATCG GTACAAACTGGTGGTGACCGTTACGATGGGCGAACGGTACATGCAGGGCATGAAATCAATAGCCCAGTTCCTGTGGGATCCGGAAAAGGATAGCTACGTGTCCTGTATTTACGACGCTTCGCCGAGCCTGTTTGCCGTTGCAACCATTTATGCCATCTATTTCGAGTAG